CACTCCTTCCATGGCGCCTCCTGGCCTCCATCCCCTCTCTCCCCTGCCCCCCATTTCCGGAAGTGGGGGCGTTCGCGTGAAGGTCGAGGGCCTGAGCCGCACCTTCCCAGGCAACATCGCCGTGCTGTCGGGGCTGGACCTGGACGTGGCGCCCGGTTCGTTCGTGGCGCTGCTCGGTCCCTCCGGGTGCGGCAAGTCCACGCTGCTGCGACTGGTGGCCGGACTGGACCGCGCCGAGGCCGGGCACATCTCCTTCACCCCGACGCTGGAGCGAACCCAGGGCGAGCGCGCCCCCATCGCCTACGTCTTCCAGGACGCGCACCTGCTGCCCTGGCGCTCGGTGCTGGACAACGCGGCGCTTCCGCTGGAGCTGACCGGTGTGTCGAAACCGGAGCGGCAGGCCGCCGCGCGCGCCGTGCTCGAGCAGGTGGGGCTCGGTGATGCCACCGACCGCTTTCCGGCGGAGCTGTCTGGCGGCATGCGCATGCGCGTGTCCCTGGCACGCGCGCTCGTCACCCACCCCCGGCTGCTGCTGCTGGACGAGCCCTTCGCCGCCCTGGACGAGCTGACGCGCGGCCGGCTGGATGATCAACTCCGCGCGCTGTGGCGCAAGCTGGGGATGACCGTGCTCTTCGTCACCCACTCCATTTCCGAAGCCGCCTACCTGGCCGAGCGAGCCGTGGTCCTGTCGCGACGTCCCGCGCGCGTGGTGCTGGATCGGACGCTGGAGCTGCCAGGTGAGCGCAGCGCGTCCCTGCGCACAGAGGCGTCCTTCGCCCGCGAGGCCCGCCTGCTCAACGAGGCCCTGGAACAAGGAGAGCGCTGGTGAACCGCTCAGCCCTTCGCGCTGCGGTCCCTCCGCTGGTGGCGCTCGTCGTCCTGCTGACCCTATGGGAAGGCACGGTGCGCCTGCTGGAGGTTCCGCGCTGGCTGGTGCCTCCGCCCTCGGCCATTGGTGCCGCGGGAGCCCAGGAGGCCTCCTCGCTCCTCGGCGCGGCGGTCACCACGGGCCGCTCCGCCCTGGTCGGCTTCGGGTTGAGCGCGGTCCTGGGGGTGCTCGTGGCCGTCCTCCTGGCCTCCTCGCGGATGGTGGAGCGCGCCCTCTACCCCTACACGCTCTTCCTGCAGACAGTGCCCATCGTGGCCATCGCCCCGCTGCTGGTGCTGTGGTTCGGCCCGGGCCCTCGCGCCGTCGCGGTGTCGTCCTTCATCGTCTCGCTCTTCCCGGTCATCGCCAACACGCTCACCGGGCTGCGCTCGGTGGAGCCCTCGCTCCGGGACATGTTCCGCCTCTATGGCGCGCGGCGGCTCGCCACGCTGTGGAAGCTGGAGCTGCCCGCGGCGATGCCACACCTGTTCACGGGGCTGCGCATCGCCTCGGGCCTGGCCGTCATCGGCGCCATCGTCGGCGAGTTCGTCGCCGGCTTCTCCGAGGGCACCGCGGGGCTGGGAATCCTCGTCCTGGCCGCGTACCGTCAACTGCGCACGGATCTACTGTTCGCCGCGGTGCTGGCGGCCTCGGGGCTGGGCTTGGTGTTGTTCGGTGTCGTGAGCCTCACCGGCGCCCGGCTGCTGCGGCGCTGGCACCCGTCGGCGCAGGGAACATGAATCGCCTGGAAAGGAGCTGGACGTGAGCGGACGCCTCTTGAAACTGTTGGGCTGCGCGGTGCTTCTCGTGGCCGCGGGTGCCTGCTCGCGCCAGAAGGAGGAGCCCAAGCAGGGCTCCCAGGCCGCAACGGGGGCCAGCACCGCCCCGCCGAAGGCGGACGCCCCGGCCAAGGTGCGGCTCGCGCTCAACTGGGTGCCGGAGCCCGAATTCGGCGGCTTCTATGCGGCGCGGGAGTCGGGGGCCTTCTCCCGCCATGGGCTCGAGGCGGAGATCCTCGGCGGCGGAGCCGGCGCCCCCGTGCCGCAGATGGTGGCCACCGGCAAGGTGGAGTTCG
The Myxococcus xanthus genome window above contains:
- a CDS encoding ABC transporter ATP-binding protein, with protein sequence MKVEGLSRTFPGNIAVLSGLDLDVAPGSFVALLGPSGCGKSTLLRLVAGLDRAEAGHISFTPTLERTQGERAPIAYVFQDAHLLPWRSVLDNAALPLELTGVSKPERQAAARAVLEQVGLGDATDRFPAELSGGMRMRVSLARALVTHPRLLLLDEPFAALDELTRGRLDDQLRALWRKLGMTVLFVTHSISEAAYLAERAVVLSRRPARVVLDRTLELPGERSASLRTEASFAREARLLNEALEQGERW
- a CDS encoding ABC transporter permease, which produces MNRSALRAAVPPLVALVVLLTLWEGTVRLLEVPRWLVPPPSAIGAAGAQEASSLLGAAVTTGRSALVGFGLSAVLGVLVAVLLASSRMVERALYPYTLFLQTVPIVAIAPLLVLWFGPGPRAVAVSSFIVSLFPVIANTLTGLRSVEPSLRDMFRLYGARRLATLWKLELPAAMPHLFTGLRIASGLAVIGAIVGEFVAGFSEGTAGLGILVLAAYRQLRTDLLFAAVLAASGLGLVLFGVVSLTGARLLRRWHPSAQGT